Below is a window of Bifidobacterium asteroides DNA.
TGGCCACAATCCTGTCGCGCAGATACTTGTTGTAGATGATGTGGTAGGAGCCGACCAGCCCGGCCAGGTTGAAGGTCTTGCTGGGCGCATAGAAGGCTGCCGTCCTGTTGCGGGCATCCTCGCTGACCGACTGGGTGGGAATGTGCTTGTGGCCCGACAGGGTCAGGTCTGACCAGATTTCGTCGGAGATGACCACGCAGTCGTTGTCCTTATATACTTCCATGGCCTTCTCGATCTCCCACTTCTCCCAGACGCGGCCACAGGGGTTGTGTGGGCTGCAGAAGACCGCCACATGGATGTTGTTCTCCTTGAGCTTGCGGTCCATGTCCTCGAAGTCCATCCGCCAGACGCCCTGCTCGTCCTTCTTCAGCGGGCTGTGCACGATGTGGTAGCCGTTGTTCTCGATGCAGGACGTGAAGCCGACATAGGTCGGGCTGTGGAGCAATACTGCATCGCCAGGCGCAGCAAAAGCGGTCAACGTGGAGACCACTCCGCCCAGGACCCCGTTCTCATAGCCGATGTCCTCGGCCATCAGGCCCTCCACGCCATTGCGGGTGCGCTGCCAGTTGATGATGGCATTGTAGTACTCCTCAGTAGGGCTGAAGTAGCCAAATGCCGGGTGCTTGGCGCGCTCGATGATGGCCTCGGGGATAGTAGGTGCCGTCGGGAAGTTCATATCCGCCACCCACATGGGGATGACATCGAAGCCTTCCTTGGGAGGTTCGGGGGCGAATCCAGGCTCGGCACCCAGCCCGTCAACCGCAATGGCGTCCCTGCCGTGCCTATCCATAATGCTGGTGAAATCGTATGCCATAGTCAACCTCTCATCCCGTGCAGACGCGCTCGCAGCGACCTTCCGTCAGTCTACAGCTGTGGGCTGGATCCGAGTGTCCGCGGCCAATAGCAAAGCAACGATGGTACTATCTGCCTTGAACCAGCTGATGGGGGTGACCAGAATGGGAGATTCAAAGCCCGTTTCGCCGGCCCTGCGTCCTTTCATCCCGCTAGTGGACTTCCTAGGTGAGATTCTTGGGCCCAACACGGAAGTGGTTCTTCAAAGCGTCAAGGATTTCTCGCATTCGGTTGTGGCCATCGCCAACGGCCACTTGAGCGGACGCACCATAGGCAGCCCCGCCACCGACCTAGTCCTGCGCATCTGGCAGAACCACGAATACGAACAGCGCGACTACCTGACCCATTACACCGGCTATACCATCCAGGGACACCCCATGGTCTCTTCTACTTTCTTTCTGCGAGATGCGAGAGGACGGGTGATCGGCTTTCTCTGCATCAACTTTGACAATTCCGCCTTCCGGCAGGCCAGTCAGCAGCTCAGACAGGCAAGCGCTTATCTGGATGCCCTGGGGCTGACCGGTCCTGCCGCGGAGCTGAAGGACAGGGGGGCCGCGTCAGAGAAATCGGATGCTCAAGTTGGCCGCGCCCAGCCGACTTCGGGCGCTGTCCGACTGAACGACAAAACCGTGGGCGACCAATCGACCCGTGAGGTGCTCTCGGTGAATACAAACGAACTGGTAACGCATAATATCGCCGACTTCGCCGCTGAGCTGGAAGTCCCTCCGGCGAGGATGAACCGGCAGGAACGACTGCAGCTGATCACACGGCTTGAAGGCTCGGGGGTCTTTTTGATCAAGGGCGCAGTGGACACGGTTGCCCAGGCTCTCGAGGTTTCCTCCGCCAGCATCTACCGTTATTTGCATACCATACGCAATGCTGGCGCAGGCCCCGATCAGAGCAGATCGGCGCGCCAGGTCCAGCGTTGACACACCCCTGTCAGGGTGTATCATTAGGAGCAGATATACGGGGGACGTATACACGAGAGATCTACAGGGGCTGAGTTGATTGCAGCTCCAGAGGAGATGTATATGCGTATAGTTTCCTGGCATATGTTGACGGCTCCAACTCGAGCGCGTCCCGTACTCTTTTCTATTCTCTATTCACATACTTAGCGGTTCTGCGGAATCGTTTCCGGATCAGTGCGACACGCTTAAGCCCAGGTTGTGTATGCATATCAGCCTGCTGGCACTGAAGGATGGATGTCCATTCACAAGTGCTCCATGATCCGATTTGAAAACGCGCCTAG
It encodes the following:
- a CDS encoding MalY/PatB family protein, translated to MAYDFTSIMDRHGRDAIAVDGLGAEPGFAPEPPKEGFDVIPMWVADMNFPTAPTIPEAIIERAKHPAFGYFSPTEEYYNAIINWQRTRNGVEGLMAEDIGYENGVLGGVVSTLTAFAAPGDAVLLHSPTYVGFTSCIENNGYHIVHSPLKKDEQGVWRMDFEDMDRKLKENNIHVAVFCSPHNPCGRVWEKWEIEKAMEVYKDNDCVVISDEIWSDLTLSGHKHIPTQSVSEDARNRTAAFYAPSKTFNLAGLVGSYHIIYNKYLRDRIVAKGSKAHYNDMNVLSMHALIGAYKPQGQEWVDELRQVLTGNVDYAFDYIRQHFKGVELSKPQGTYMLFLDCTQWCKNHGLSLDRLLKRAWDVGVAVQDGRQFKAPCAIRMNLALPLSRVQEAMDRLDKYVFNA
- a CDS encoding transcriptional regulator — its product is MGDSKPVSPALRPFIPLVDFLGEILGPNTEVVLQSVKDFSHSVVAIANGHLSGRTIGSPATDLVLRIWQNHEYEQRDYLTHYTGYTIQGHPMVSSTFFLRDARGRVIGFLCINFDNSAFRQASQQLRQASAYLDALGLTGPAAELKDRGAASEKSDAQVGRAQPTSGAVRLNDKTVGDQSTREVLSVNTNELVTHNIADFAAELEVPPARMNRQERLQLITRLEGSGVFLIKGAVDTVAQALEVSSASIYRYLHTIRNAGAGPDQSRSARQVQR